The region GTCAAGGGTTATAGAATCTGCTTCTTTTTACTTTCGCAAGAATCAGTTGGCTCAATAAAAACTTGGCTTTATTGGGTTTCATTGGTTTTAGATCAGAGAGATAAAACATATGGACTTATGAGTTAATTATCTACAAGCTTGAGAGGTTAATGCTAGGAATCGTTCAAGACTTAGGGTGAACCAGAGGCATAGCTCTAAAAAGAACCTAGGAGTATCTCCTGCTCTTTAAAATATTTTTAAAAGAATGGACTCTTCCTTGCAATGTCTAAAAGAAATAGATATATATAGGAGACTATCTTACCTATTAATGTTTACTCTAATTACGGTACTTTTTTCTCTATTCTTTATTGGCTTAACGGGATGGACGATTATAACTTACCTCGTTAAAGAAGATTCCCAGAAGTACATTAAAGAAGAACTCGACAACTTGTTTGACATTTCTAAGATGCTTTTTCTTTCCCTAAAGGGTCTCATCGGAGTTTTAGCAAAGCATTCCTTTTCTTCTGATTCAGTAGAGAGAACCTCTAATGAATCACAAGGAATAGATGACCAGCTATTGAAAATGGTTACCCCAGTTGAAGCAGTTGAAGAGGACACTGCTCTTTCTTCATTCAGTCCAGAATTGATTGAAGTAATTACTGAAGAAGAAGAAAAAGTTGCTTAGTCTAAGTAGGACTGCCTTAATAGTCATTTCGATTCTCGCGTTTTTTCTGTCTTGTTTTGGAGTGGCAGCTTTCAGGAGACCAACGACTTTTAATTTCCTCTAGGAAATCATAGATAAATTTATCAGGACAATCCAACTCTTCCTGTAATTCATTCAGCTCATCAGTAATAAATTCATTTACCCCAGAAATGATCCCTATTTGCTGGTCTTGAGTTGGTTCCCACTTCTCTGGCATAAACCTTTATATTGGAGAGCGCACTTTTATTGTGTGAAAGGCTTGAGATATGTGCGTTAAATAATCAACTTATTGTGATCTTTTTTGAAGAAGGATGAACTTGGGTTATCTCTAAGGATTCTCTTTATAGCTTACAACCCTAGTGAAAGATGTTATTGCACATAGTGCTTTGTTAGTCCTAGGCCGAAAGGTCGAATCCTGTCGCCTCGCATAGGGTTTGATGCGTCTCATAAACAGACTATTCATACCTGAGATGAACTTATTACTATTTGCTAGGGTTTATTTCTTTTCTTACGCGCTCTTTTTAAGCTCTTAACTAACTCTTGGCATGATCAAGGTATGAAATCCTTTCTGGTTGCCTATTTTATGGCAACAATATTTTTCCTGGCTCCGGTTTCGACATTCTCATCCGCTGCGGATTTACCATCTTCCGTGTCAGATATAAGTAAGGATTTTTCAGAGAAGTTCTGTACCTCTATTGGGAATGGAATGACTTCTGAAAAAGCTGGAGAGACTGCTGCTGCTCAATTGTCAAAAGGATTATTGTTTTCGCCAGTTTTGAAAGAAATAATGTCTGCACCAAAAGAAGATTTAGCGGCATCTCTATCTAAGAATATTTTTGATGGATGCGGGAATGAGATTGGAGGTACAAAAGGAGAACTTGAGGATTATTTGGCACAATTGGCAAATAAAGTCCCAAATAAATCTACTAACAGTTTGCAGCTCCCGATGACTCGACAGAAACCTTCCAAATGAAAGACCTTGCTTCTTCCTCTTCTTTCTGAAATCCCTTTACCAGAGAGCTAATGTAAGGCTGAAGCTTATCGACTGTTAGGCCAATGCTGCAGAGCAATAGTCTAATAGCGAGCAAATAATTCAATCCGAAAACCGAATTATCTGCTCGCTTGGTTACTTGCCTACAAACATGAGAGGTTAATGCTATAAGAGCTTTAGTCTTCGAAGAGAGATAAAGTAGATGGGAAGCCTTTGGCAACCTTCTTTGGGGAGCAAAACGATATCCTCATCGTATTGTGACTTGTTTTGACTGCAATCAGCAAAATGATGACTGAAGGAATAGGGCGTTAGAGCTTATGTTTCTTTTTTGGTGTCATTATTTAAGATTTCCCAAATATTTTCCAATCTTTTCTCTTAGCCATTGCACGTTTTAATTGCTCATCATTTTAAAACCTGTTCCACATCCACTTGCTTCTGCTCCTTCTGGAGGACTAATTAAAAAACCTCCACCACTCAAATCAGCAAAATAATCAAGCTTTAAGCCTTGCATTAAGTTCAGTTGCTTAGATGGAGCAAATAGTGTTATCCCATCAGTTCTTGCAATAGGAACCCCACCTTGGCTTCCACATCGCAACCGAATATACAACCAGCCTTCCTCAAAACTATCGGGTAATAAATCAATATGCATTTCACCAGGAGTACCTCCAAATGCAGATTGCCTCATTAATTCAGCAGTGGCAGATTTGGAAATAGTTAAATTGTAAGACATCACGCAGGTTCCCTTGTTCATATGCATTTTAGATTAATCGATTTCTTTGTAGTTAATGATTTCCAAAGTTCTTAATTTTGTACAGTTTGACTACCTGCATTCGACTCTGAGGTCCTTGGATTGTCTAATTGTTCTAGATTCAGTTTCGGGGTGAATGAAAGATGTTAGAACAAATATTTTTTAATGCTTTTTGAGCTGTTCTTTAAATGAGTCCTTTCGATACTGTCAAAACAGGCTGTGATTATCAATGGAAGAACTAACCAAAAGGTTGGGAGAGAATGAGAGTAGAGTCCAGTATTTAGAAGTAGTGTTGCGATACCAAGAAAATAAATAAATTGTTCTGTATACATCTAGCCAATCCCTGGAAGATCAAAAGGAAGCTTGTCTTCAATTGATATTAGGTATTTTTGAACGGCAGGTATACGTAATAGAGCTAAAGGAGCAACAATGTTGAGCACGATCCAAGCCCCGCCAATTATTGGGGCCCATTTCCCAAACTTTTTAAGAAACCCTTTTTGTTCATTTTCTTTACTCATAAGATTTAGCTCTATCAAATCTTGAATACTCTATTATCTATTCCACGAAAAAGGGACCATTTAGTCCCTCTGAGTAATTCCTTGCTGATTCTAATCCTCAGGATTCGAAAGAATTAATAGCATGCTTTTTAGTTTTAGGCAGCGAAGAAACAAACGCTCCCTTTTAGCAAATTCTTTAAGGCTTAGAGGAAAATGGCCAAGCATATGAAGATAAAGGAGTAGGTGAACATATTTCTTCTCCATTGGAAGAGATGTAGCACCTTTCAATTCCCCACTCTCTTTCAACAATCTTCATTTCAATTGATCCGTTTGGTAAACGGGAAGAAGGCATTGAAGTCATTTGAATTTGCAGTTAAACACTTGTAGCTACTCATTAAGTTTGAGCAATGAGTAATTAGCTATATTGACAACCTCGCAAGTACCAAAGATACAGAAGCTTTATAACTTCATACTGCTTAAGTTCCTTCATTCGGCAAGCAAGGCTCTTGGATTTGCTGATTGTTCTCGATCAGGCTTTCTGGTGAGATTCACGATGAAGTAATAAGAACTATTTTGTAATTCTTTTTCACTGTTCTACACAAAAGCAATTAGTAGGAAATGCTTAGAAATATTTTCCTTTGAGAAATCTCTCCATGCATATTGTTTGGCAATCGCTCATGCTCTCTTCTAAAGAACAGAAAGATGTACATTCAAAATAATCGTCTATAGCTTCTACTTCCTTTTCAGGTTTGCTTTTATCTAAGATTTTGTCCATGAGAATTACCCCTTTTACTATAAATAATGTATCTAGTAGAAAAGGTATTTGCATCTGCATTTTTTCCTATCGCTTTGGAAGGATGATAATGAGATGTTCAGATTACTATTTCGATAAGCAATCAAAAACATGAAATAACAACAAAAAGTACTTTCCTATTCATTTAGGAGCAATAATCTTTATGAATTTAATCTTTTGATGGCTTTCGAAACCTCTGTTTTTACTTTCAGGATTTCTGTTCCATTTGAACAATGGGCTGCAATATTTGACAGTGAGGATATTCGTAAGATGCACGATGAAAATGGCATCCAACCTTTATACAGAGGAGTCAGTGAAGACGACCCAATGAAGGTAATAGTTATCCACCAAGCTGAAGCAGGAGTCGCAAAAGCATTCTTTGAAGCAAGTAGAGAACCTATTGAAGCAGGAGGCCATATTTGGGATTCAACCGAGATTACTTTGTGGAAAGCTGGCTAAACCTTATGTTCAAAATCCATACTCTAGTTTGACAAAAGAAACACCTAAAGAAAGAAAAGAAAGATTCAAAGCAATGTCTAGTGCTGAGAGACAAGCATTGATTAGAGCAAAAATGAAAGCTGAAGGATTGCAGGAAGGGAGTGGTGTCATAGGTGTGGCCTATGACGAAGGCGAAGTATGGGATCTAATCCTAATAACTAGTTTCTTCCCTGAAATGCAATCTAAGAAGGAACCATAACCTCAATTAAAAATAATTTGATGTAAGAATGGGCTTTCAAGGAACTTTCCTGAGAGTCATTTGAAGTCCATCTTGTTTCAAGAGGCTAATCCATTCAATAATGGAATAAATACGTCACTATGAAGAATCCAATATCTCAAACCAATCAGAATTAATACATTGACTATTACCAAAGTCATCAATCGAAGCTTTGGATCTAACATCAGTTCTGCTTTTTCTTTGGGTAAAGCCTTGCAATTTTTTTAGATTGCTCATCTTTGGCTAATTTTTTTCTCTTTCGATCCATACTTGATTCTTTGTCTTGGCTGGCGTTTATAAATATCAAGATAATCATGCTAGTGAAGATTGCTCCAACTACCAAAATCAATATTCCTAAGGGTTGCGAGGGACTTAGGAATTCATAGCCTAAAGAATTGCTTGCCATATTTTCTTTATAGACAAATTATGAATATTTTACAAAGAGACTATTTAGGAAGTGAAATAGCGATGCAAGTTTTTTGCTACTGGAAGTTACGAAATGAATAACACTTGCAAGCATCTTGATCAAAGCCAAATATTACTTGTGGTAGTTAGTCATTCCAAAAATATGTCAAAGAATTCAAAAAACAAAGAAGAGACTATGTAATGAGTGTTTGATCGCAAAATGTAGGGGCACTTTAATCATTGAAGCTGTAAGGGAGCAAACTACTTAGCATTTATAGGGATATAGACTTGCAGGCTTGCCCTGTTCTGCCCCAAGGGCATTTTAAGGGATCCAAAAGGAGTGGATCTAAAAGTTCTTCAATATCAAAATATGGATCCTCTAAAAAGCTAGTAATTATCTACGGTTTAAAATGCTTTTCTATGACTACGACTTATTGATCAAAGAAGTTAACTTTTCGATGAACAGCTTTTTGTCTTTGAGAATTAGGTGTAAAGACGGATTCTTATCCTTTTTAGATTCGTTAAGTTTGGTGCCCTCACTAAATAGCTATGAAAAAAAACGAGATTGAAATTGCTATGGAAGGTCTATTCCTTGGTGCTGAAAGAGTTAGATCAAAAAAGCATGCAAATAGACTCTCTAAGAATGTTCATAGAGAATTCTCATCCAGAATTGTTAATGAATTGTGGGAGGAGCAAAGGAAAAAATTTAAGGCCGCATAGTAGAAAAAACAGTTTTCACAGTTTTCTTGGCTTCACGATGGATTTGTAATTGCTCTTAATAGTAGTTTTTATTATGGCAACAGAGGATTTAGAAAAATTAGATACTTATATTGTTGGTTCAATGGTTGCCAAGAATATTGAAGCGATTTCTGAATTGAAAGAGAGTCAAAAGAAATTGAAAAAGCAAATTGACAAACTTAAGAATCAGCTGAAGTTCCTTAGCAAGAAAATTACAGAATGATCTAATGAAAAATATCAGAAGACTATTTGCTCTTCAAAAGTTTGTTTAGCGTTTAATTAATCAAGAAACATTCCATCTACAGATATCTTCTGTCTTGTTTGGGCTGAAGGGAAATTCTCATGAAAAATAAGCATTCCATGAGTAAAGGCTACAACGATAAATATTCCAACAATTGAAAACCTCTTTTTCACTTTGAATTTCAGTTAAATCATTAGTGACTTTGGATCGATGAATCCGGCAATGATGCCAATCATCATAAGGAAAGCTGCAAGAACGATTAGAGCAACAGGCCAAATAAATTTAAATTGAAGTTGATCCATCAAAAACAACCTTTCTTTACCATCATGCCAAAAAAATTAAATACCTTTAGTAGTACTAGATCAAATCTTGGCATAATGGACATTATAAAAAAACTTTTTTTCAATGAGGCGATTTTTACTTTTTGCTATAACGGCTGGGATTGCGTTCCCTATAAGCGCCTGCAGTCAAAAGAAAGAGATATCCAAAAATATTGATTCAGTAGTTGTTGAAACTCTTATAAGTGCAACTGAATCTTGGAATGGAGACACTTATAAATATCCAGAAGGCAAAGCGCAAATGACACTTCAAAAAATAGTTGCTCAACCTGGTTTTCAAACAGATCTTCATTTTCACCCTCAACCTGGAATTGCTTATGTGGTTAGAGGGACTATTTCTTGTAGAACCATTGATGGCACATCACTCAAAGTCGGACCTGGGGAAAGTTTTGCTACTCCGCAGGACACTATTCATTACTGCGCTAATGATGGTGATGAAGCTGCTCTAATCTTTGTTGCTTCTGCAGGTGCTAAAGGTAAGAAAACGACTGTTCCTTTTTCGAAGTAGATGCAGAAAACCCTAATCCTTAACGGACTTACAATTGTTTTTATAGGGATTTTTTCTCTTATTTCAAGAAATTAGGTTTAGGAAAGTAGCAGACGACATGATTTTGATAATAGAAAATTCAACTTTTTATTTTCCAATTGTTATTTGCATTATTATCAGTTTAGCCCTTACGATATTTGTAAATCTTGCTAAATCCTAATAATCAAATTGCTTCTTTTAGTTAGATATGTGTAGTAGATATGAGCTGATAACTAAATTCGATGAACTACCTTCTCTTTTAAAGAAAGATCTACCAAAAGGTTTCGAACAAAAGTATGCTCAACAGGAATTAATTAGACCGAGTGATCCTGTCCTGG is a window of Prochlorococcus marinus subsp. marinus str. CCMP1375 DNA encoding:
- a CDS encoding AIR synthase encodes the protein MSYNLTISKSATAELMRQSAFGGTPGEMHIDLLPDSFEEGWLYIRLRCGSQGGVPIARTDGITLFAPSKQLNLMQGLKLDYFADLSGGGFLISPPEGAEASGCGTGFKMMSN
- a CDS encoding DUF3764 family protein, whose translation is MAFETSVFTFRISVPFEQWAAIFDSEDIRKMHDENGIQPLYRGVSEDDPMKVIVIHQAEAGVAKAFFEASREPIEAGGHIWDSTEITLWKAG
- a CDS encoding cupin domain-containing protein, coding for MRRFLLFAITAGIAFPISACSQKKEISKNIDSVVVETLISATESWNGDTYKYPEGKAQMTLQKIVAQPGFQTDLHFHPQPGIAYVVRGTISCRTIDGTSLKVGPGESFATPQDTIHYCANDGDEAALIFVASAGAKGKKTTVPFSK
- a CDS encoding DUF2905 family protein; the encoded protein is MILIIENSTFYFPIVICIIISLALTIFVNLAKS